In Struthio camelus isolate bStrCam1 chromosome 4, bStrCam1.hap1, whole genome shotgun sequence, a genomic segment contains:
- the TMEM33 gene encoding transmembrane protein 33, translating into MADSTQNGPMQGGGGAVQFLMANKLDTAMWISRLFTVYCSALFVLPLLGLHEAASFYQRALLANALTSALRLHQRLPHFQLSRAFLAQALLEDSCHYLLYSLIFVNSYPVTMSIFPILLFSLLHAATYTKKVLDARGSNSMPLLRNLLEKLNANQQNILKFIACNEIFLMPATVFMLFSGQGSLLQPFIYYRFLTLRYSSRRNPYCRTLFTELRIVVEHLIMKPSCPVFVRRLCLSSISFISRLAPTVA; encoded by the exons ATGGCGGACTCCACGCAGAACGGGCCCAtgcagggcggcggcggagcggtg CAATTTCTGATGGCTAACAAGTTGGATACAGCAATGTGGATTTCCCGCTTGTTCACTGTTTACTGCTCAGCTTTATTTGTCCTGCCTCTTCTAGG GTTGCATGAAGCAGCAAGCTTTTATCAGCGTGCCTTGCTGGCAAATGCTCTAACCAGTGCCCTCCGACTGCACCAAAGGCTACCACACTTTCAGCTTAGCAGGGCATTTCTTGCCCAGGCTTTGTTGGAGGATAGCTGCCACTACCTGTTGTACTCTCTTATCTTTGTTAATTCCTACCCTGTTACAA TGAGTATTTTCCcaattctgctgttttctttgcttcaTGCTGCCACATATACAAAGAAGGTTCTTGAT gcACGAGGTTCAAATAGCATGCCCCTTCTGAGAAATCTTTTGGAGAAACTGAATGCTAATCAACAGAATATTCTAAAATTCATTGCTTGCAATGAAATTTTCCTGATGCCAGCTACAGTGTTTATGCTCTTCAG tGGGCAGGGGAGTCTGCTCCAGCCGTTCATTTACTATAGATTTCTTACGTTACGCTACTCCTCTCGGAGAAATCCATACTGTCG GACTCTCTTCACCGAGCTGAGGATTGTTGTTGAGCATCTAATAATGAAGCCCTCATGCCCTGTTTTTGTAAGAAGACTATGTCTCAGCAGCATTTCCTTTATAAGCAGATTGGCACCAACTGTTGCGTAG